A stretch of DNA from Pseudonocardia hierapolitana:
TCGACAGCCTGCGCAGCTCGTCGACCTGCGCCGCGTCGGCGTCGGAGCGGGAGTAGGCGAGCACCCGGCTCGCGGTGTCCTCGATGCTGACGACCCCGCGCGTGAGCAGCGCGACCGTCTGGGCGAGCGAGTACAGGTCGCCCGACCCGTCGTCCCCCGCGGCCCCGCCGTCGTGCAGGACGTCGCGTGCGAGCGACTCGAGCCGCTCCCAACGCACGTCCGGCCGCACGAGCAGCAGTGCCGCGCCGGCCTCCGTGGCGGCCGCCCGCAGCACGTCCGCCGGGCCGCCCGCCTTCACCGCCACGGCCGCTGCGCCCCGCCGGGCCGCAGCGCGCAGGGCGGCCGTCGCGGCCCGCCCCCGGACCCCGATCACCAGCACCAGCTGGCCGGGGTAGCGGTCGGGCTCGTCGTCCGGGTCGACGATCGCGAGCCCGGTGAGCGGTACGTCCAGCCCTGCCGGCGCGGTGGCCACCTCCACCAGCGGTTCCCCGATCGCGGCGAGGAGTCGGCGGAGTGTGGTGTCCATGCCCGGCCTCCTCGCGGTGCTCGTCGGATCGGACGAAGGGAGTGGGCGAACCTTAGCCGCTCCGACGAGCCTGCGAGGTCCCTCACGATCTACGGTCCTCGGCATGCTTCGCAGCACCCTGCTGGCAGCGGCCCGGTCGGGCGCTGTGCGCGCCGCCGTCGAGGCCGGGCCGTTCGATCCGCTGGTCGATCGCTTCGTCGCCGGCACGACCGTCGACGCGGCGATCGCCGCGGCACGCACGATCACAGCAGACCGGTACGTCACGATCGACCATCTCGGCGAGGACACCACCGACCGTGCCCGGGCCGACGCGAACGTCGCGGCGTACCGGATGCTGCTGCAACGCCTGGGCGCCGAGGGGCTCGCCGACCGGGTCGAGGTGTCGGTGAAGCTGTCGGCCTTCGGGCAGCGGCTCCCCCGGGACGGCGAGAAGATCGCGCTGGATTCGGCACGGCACGTGTGCGAGGCCGCGGCCGCGGTGGGCACCACCGTCACGGTCGACATGGAGGACCACACCACGACCGACGCCACCCTGACCACCGTCGGCGACCTGCGGCTGGACTTCCCGTGGGTGGGAGCGGTGCTGCAGTCGCAGCTGCGTCGCACCGAGGCGGACTGCCGTGACCTGGCCGGCGCGGGCTCCCGCGTGCGGCTGTGCAAGGGCGCCTACGACGAGCCGGAGTCGGTGGCCTACCGGAGCGCCGCCGACGTCGACCTGTCGTACGTCCGGTGCCTCAAGATCCTGATGGCGGGCGAGGGCCTGCCGATGGTGGCGACGCACGATCCGCGGCTGGTGGCGATCGCCCGCCACCTCGCGCAGCGGTACGAGCGCTCCGTCGACGACTACGAGCTCCAGATGCTGTACGGCGTCCGCCCCCGCGCCCAGACCGACCTGGCCGCACGCGGGCTGCGGGTGCGCGTCTACCTGCCCTACGGCACCGAGTGGTTCGGGTACTTCATGCGCCGGCTCGCAGAGCGTCCGGCGAACGTGGCGTTCTTCGCACGGTCAATGCTGACGCGAGGCTGAGGAGGAGACCTTGTCCGCACCGATGAACGCGTTGCTGCGGCGAAAGCCGATCGAACAGATCGACGAGGAACCGAGCGGTCTGCAACGGACGCTCGGGCTGTGGCAGCTCACTGCGATCGGAATCGGCGGCATCATCGGGGCGGGCATCTTCTCGCTCGCCGGCGTCGTCGCCAACGAGAAGGCCGGTCCGGCCGTCGTCATCTCCTTCCTCGTCGCCGGTGTCGCAAGTGCCGCGGCGGCGTTCTCCTACGCCGAGTTCGCCGGGCTCATTCCGAGGGCGGGCTCGGCCTACACGTACGGCTACGTGGTGCTCGGGGAGTTCGCCGCGTGGTTCATCGGCTGGGACCTGCTGCTGGAGTACACCGCGATCGTCTCCGTCGTCGCGATCGGGATATCCGGCTACCTGGGTGAGCTGCTGAGCTACCTCGGCGTGTCGCTGCCGGCCTGGATGCTGGGTGCGCCGGGGACGGAGCCCGACGGAGTGGCGCCGGGAACGTACGTCGTGGACCTGTTCGCCGCGCTGCTCTGTCTGCTGATCGCATTCGTGCTGACCCGCGGGATGCGTAGCGCTGCCCGTTTCGAGACGTCCCTCGTCTACCTCAAGGTGGCCGTCGTCCTGCTGGTCATCTGCGTCGGTGTCTTCCACATCAACACGGAGAACTACGACCCGTTCGCCCCGTTCGGGCTGACGGGCGCGTTCGCCGGTGCCGCGGTCGTCTTCTTCGCCGTCTTCGGCTACGACGCGATGAGCACGGCGGCCGAGGAGTCGAAGGACTCGCAGAAGCACATGCCGAAAGCGATCATCTACTCGCTGGCGATCTCGATGGTGCTCTACGTGCTCGCCTGTCTGGTGCTCACCGGGATGGTCAACTACGCGGACATCAACACCGACGCACCGTTCTCGGTAGCGTTCGCCGATGTCGGACTGCCGCTCCTCGGGGCGATCATCGCCGGGGGAGCGATCCTCGGCATCCTGACGGTGTTGTTCACGTTCCTCATGGGTGCTGCGCGCGTCGGGTACGCGATGAGCCGTGACGGGCTGCTACCACAGTGGATGTCCGCAACGGACCCCGTTCACCGCCAGCCCACGCGGATCACGTGGACCCTCGGGGCCGTCGCGGCTGTGATTGCCGGGTTCCTGCCCATCGGCGACGCCGCCGAGTTGACGAACATCGGCATCCTGCTCGCGTTCATCGTCGTGTGCATCTCGGTGATCGTGCTGCGCTACCGCCGGCCCGACCTGCCGCGGTCGTTCCGCTGCCCGGGGATGCCCGTGGTGCCCGCGATCGGCGTGGTGTTCTCGATCTGGCTGATCAGCTTCCTCGAGCCGCTCACCTATCTGCGATTCGCAGGCTGGTTCCTGCTCGGGCTGCTCATCTACTTCTTCTACAGCCGGCGCAATTCGCTGCTCGGCCGCCGCTGAACCATCGATCGCCGTTCGGCCGCCCGCGGACGCGTTCCGCGGGCGGCCGAACAGCTGAGCAGCGTCAGTCGTCGCCGGCGCCGGGCGCTGTGGCACCGGAAATGCAGCCCGCTATGGCACCTGCTCCGGGGGGTCAGGGGATCCGCAGTTCGAAGACCGCCACCCGGTCGGCGATCCCGGCGAACTCGTCGGGATCGCCGACCTTCACGAGCCCGAGGCGCACGAAGAACGGGACGCCGTGCGGCACCTCGGTGGGGAAGGCGTGCACGACGGTGCGGCGCAGCTTGGGGTCGGTGACCTCGGACAGCGCGACGCGTTGCCTGCGCCGCCCGTAGGCCAGCTCGCCCGTGCCCGCGGCGCGGACGTTGCGGGCCCAGTCCGACTGCGGCAGCGCCGCGATCACGTACCGGCGGCCGTCGACCGTCAGCGGCGAGACCGGCGTCGGTCGTGGGGCGCCCGAGGCGCGGCCCGGCACGGTGAGCACGTGGATCGTGCCGAGCTGCAATCCCAGCCGCTGCAGGAGCCTGACCAGGCGGTTCACGGTCGGGAGCCAGCGGGGGAGCGTGTGCGTTGCCACCGCAATCCCTTCGATCGTCGAAATGATTCGCCCTCACGCTAGACTCTTTCGAGTGTCGAAGCAATCAGCGGTGGAACGGGCGGCAAGGGCGGCGGCCGAGTTCGGCGGTGCCGCGGACGCCGTGGACGCCGCGGCCGCCGACGTGTTCGGCATCAACCGCACCGACCTGCGGATCCTCGGCGTCGTGATGGACGGGCCGCTGACCGCGGGGCAGGTCGCCGCCGCGGTGCACCTGAGCCCCGCGGCCGCCACGACCGCCATCCAGCGGCTCGTCGCGCGTGGGTACCTCACCCGCGAGCCGGACCCGGAGGACCGCAGGCGCGCCGTCGTCGCGCCCACCGCGTCAGCGCGCGAGCTGGCCGAGCGGATCTACGGGCCGGTCGGGGAGGCCGGGGCGGCGCAGATGCACTGCTGGAGTGCGGCCGAGCTGGAGCTGATCGCCGACTTCCTGGAGCGGGGCCGGGCCATGCAACTCGCCCACGCGGCGCGGATCCGAGAGCTCGCAGCCC
This window harbors:
- a CDS encoding proline dehydrogenase family protein translates to MLRSTLLAAARSGAVRAAVEAGPFDPLVDRFVAGTTVDAAIAAARTITADRYVTIDHLGEDTTDRARADANVAAYRMLLQRLGAEGLADRVEVSVKLSAFGQRLPRDGEKIALDSARHVCEAAAAVGTTVTVDMEDHTTTDATLTTVGDLRLDFPWVGAVLQSQLRRTEADCRDLAGAGSRVRLCKGAYDEPESVAYRSAADVDLSYVRCLKILMAGEGLPMVATHDPRLVAIARHLAQRYERSVDDYELQMLYGVRPRAQTDLAARGLRVRVYLPYGTEWFGYFMRRLAERPANVAFFARSMLTRG
- a CDS encoding amino acid permease, producing MNALLRRKPIEQIDEEPSGLQRTLGLWQLTAIGIGGIIGAGIFSLAGVVANEKAGPAVVISFLVAGVASAAAAFSYAEFAGLIPRAGSAYTYGYVVLGEFAAWFIGWDLLLEYTAIVSVVAIGISGYLGELLSYLGVSLPAWMLGAPGTEPDGVAPGTYVVDLFAALLCLLIAFVLTRGMRSAARFETSLVYLKVAVVLLVICVGVFHINTENYDPFAPFGLTGAFAGAAVVFFAVFGYDAMSTAAEESKDSQKHMPKAIIYSLAISMVLYVLACLVLTGMVNYADINTDAPFSVAFADVGLPLLGAIIAGGAILGILTVLFTFLMGAARVGYAMSRDGLLPQWMSATDPVHRQPTRITWTLGAVAAVIAGFLPIGDAAELTNIGILLAFIVVCISVIVLRYRRPDLPRSFRCPGMPVVPAIGVVFSIWLISFLEPLTYLRFAGWFLLGLLIYFFYSRRNSLLGRR
- a CDS encoding nitroreductase/quinone reductase family protein, producing MATHTLPRWLPTVNRLVRLLQRLGLQLGTIHVLTVPGRASGAPRPTPVSPLTVDGRRYVIAALPQSDWARNVRAAGTGELAYGRRRQRVALSEVTDPKLRRTVVHAFPTEVPHGVPFFVRLGLVKVGDPDEFAGIADRVAVFELRIP
- a CDS encoding MarR family winged helix-turn-helix transcriptional regulator, with translation MSKQSAVERAARAAAEFGGAADAVDAAAADVFGINRTDLRILGVVMDGPLTAGQVAAAVHLSPAAATTAIQRLVARGYLTREPDPEDRRRAVVAPTASARELAERIYGPVGEAGAAQMHCWSAAELELIADFLERGRAMQLAHAARIRELAAQPGGGRAISQE